Proteins encoded in a region of the Augochlora pura isolate Apur16 chromosome 4, APUR_v2.2.1, whole genome shotgun sequence genome:
- the LOC144468605 gene encoding lysophosphatidylserine lipase ABHD12 isoform X1 translates to MQATDLLLAAVTPFIILDIGYMGIYLFWVIKASIITYLIIFGLLPIIFHYSYTIQKKILFLNFIQWPVDFANPESVGMKGTRNFYLNTDQQVKIGLWHILPQSLVNDSTIITDADYDSALNNTKQPVFLYMHGNSGNRATNQRLELYKLFQSLDYHVICFDYRGYGDSEAAELSEAGVVADSKFILEWLFKKVNDSSSVFVWAHSLGTGVSTHVLGLLAQENVQPAGLVLESPFNNIAEELSAHPLAQIFKHLPWFHWVIVEPFYYNNLRFESDKHIKNIQCSIMILHAEDDHVVPFSLGEKLYKAGISYHGNNINRIQLTRINSSLGLGHNYICRYKKLPDIIKSFVARGHTNQTD, encoded by the exons AGCAGCAGTGACACCATTCATCATTCTTGATATTGGGTATATGGGAAT atatttattttgggTGATAAAGGCATCAATAATTACATACCTCATTATATTTGGGCTTTTGCCTATTATATTTCACTATTCTTACACTATACAGAAGAAAAtactctttttaaatttta tACAATGGCCAGTGGACTTTGCCAATCCAGAGTCAGTTGGAATGAAAGGTACAAGAAACTTTTACTTGAATACTGATCAGCAAGTAAAGATAGGACTATG GCACATACTACCTCAATCATTAGTAAATGATTCCACTATTATAACGGATGCAGATTATGACAGTGCATTGAATAATACCAAGCAAcctgtttttctttatatGCATGGTAATAGTGGCAATAGAGCAACTAATCAACGTTTAGAATTGTATAAACTCTTTCAATCATTAGATTATCATGTAATTTGTTTTGATTATAGAG gGTATGGAGATAGTGAGGCAGCTGAACTTTCTGAAGCAGGCGTAGTAGCAGATAGTAAATTTATACTAGAGTGgttgtttaaaaaagtaaatgaTTCATCTTCTGTATTTGTATGGGCCCATTCTTTGGGCACTGG TGTTTCTACCCATGTGTTAGGATTATTAGCACAAGAAAATGTTCAACCAGCAGGTTTGGTTCTGGAATCaccatttaataatattgcagaAGAATTAAGTGCACATCCATTAGCACAg ATCTTTAAACATTTACCATGGTTTCATTGGGTTATCGTAGAACcattttattacaacaatCTGCGTTTTGAATCAGACAAacacataaaaaatattcaatgttcaattATGATACTACACGCAGAAGACGACCACGTTGTACCATTTTCCTTGGgagaaaaa TTGTATAAAGCAGGTATAAGTTATCATGGcaacaatattaatcgaattcAGCTTACACGAATAAATTCATCACTTGGTCTTGGACATAACTATATATGTCGATATAAAAAACTACCTGATATAATTAA ATCATTTGTAGCAAGGGGACATACAAATCAGactgattaa
- the LOC144468605 gene encoding lysophosphatidylserine lipase ABHD12 isoform X4, with product MKLKRYLFWVIKASIITYLIIFGLLPIIFHYSYTIQKKILFLNFIQWPVDFANPESVGMKGTRNFYLNTDQQVKIGLWHILPQSLVNDSTIITDADYDSALNNTKQPVFLYMHGNSGNRATNQRLELYKLFQSLDYHVICFDYRGYGDSEAAELSEAGVVADSKFILEWLFKKVNDSSSVFVWAHSLGTGVSTHVLGLLAQENVQPAGLVLESPFNNIAEELSAHPLAQIFKHLPWFHWVIVEPFYYNNLRFESDKHIKNIQCSIMILHAEDDHVVPFSLGEKLYKAGISYHGNNINRIQLTRINSSLGLGHNYICRYKKLPDIIKSFVARGHTNQTD from the exons atgaaattgaaaag atatttattttgggTGATAAAGGCATCAATAATTACATACCTCATTATATTTGGGCTTTTGCCTATTATATTTCACTATTCTTACACTATACAGAAGAAAAtactctttttaaatttta tACAATGGCCAGTGGACTTTGCCAATCCAGAGTCAGTTGGAATGAAAGGTACAAGAAACTTTTACTTGAATACTGATCAGCAAGTAAAGATAGGACTATG GCACATACTACCTCAATCATTAGTAAATGATTCCACTATTATAACGGATGCAGATTATGACAGTGCATTGAATAATACCAAGCAAcctgtttttctttatatGCATGGTAATAGTGGCAATAGAGCAACTAATCAACGTTTAGAATTGTATAAACTCTTTCAATCATTAGATTATCATGTAATTTGTTTTGATTATAGAG gGTATGGAGATAGTGAGGCAGCTGAACTTTCTGAAGCAGGCGTAGTAGCAGATAGTAAATTTATACTAGAGTGgttgtttaaaaaagtaaatgaTTCATCTTCTGTATTTGTATGGGCCCATTCTTTGGGCACTGG TGTTTCTACCCATGTGTTAGGATTATTAGCACAAGAAAATGTTCAACCAGCAGGTTTGGTTCTGGAATCaccatttaataatattgcagaAGAATTAAGTGCACATCCATTAGCACAg ATCTTTAAACATTTACCATGGTTTCATTGGGTTATCGTAGAACcattttattacaacaatCTGCGTTTTGAATCAGACAAacacataaaaaatattcaatgttcaattATGATACTACACGCAGAAGACGACCACGTTGTACCATTTTCCTTGGgagaaaaa TTGTATAAAGCAGGTATAAGTTATCATGGcaacaatattaatcgaattcAGCTTACACGAATAAATTCATCACTTGGTCTTGGACATAACTATATATGTCGATATAAAAAACTACCTGATATAATTAA ATCATTTGTAGCAAGGGGACATACAAATCAGactgattaa
- the LOC144468605 gene encoding lysophosphatidylserine lipase ABHD12 isoform X2: protein MVYWLPKKRFRKRYLFWVIKASIITYLIIFGLLPIIFHYSYTIQKKILFLNFIQWPVDFANPESVGMKGTRNFYLNTDQQVKIGLWHILPQSLVNDSTIITDADYDSALNNTKQPVFLYMHGNSGNRATNQRLELYKLFQSLDYHVICFDYRGYGDSEAAELSEAGVVADSKFILEWLFKKVNDSSSVFVWAHSLGTGVSTHVLGLLAQENVQPAGLVLESPFNNIAEELSAHPLAQIFKHLPWFHWVIVEPFYYNNLRFESDKHIKNIQCSIMILHAEDDHVVPFSLGEKLYKAGISYHGNNINRIQLTRINSSLGLGHNYICRYKKLPDIIKSFVARGHTNQTD, encoded by the exons atatttattttgggTGATAAAGGCATCAATAATTACATACCTCATTATATTTGGGCTTTTGCCTATTATATTTCACTATTCTTACACTATACAGAAGAAAAtactctttttaaatttta tACAATGGCCAGTGGACTTTGCCAATCCAGAGTCAGTTGGAATGAAAGGTACAAGAAACTTTTACTTGAATACTGATCAGCAAGTAAAGATAGGACTATG GCACATACTACCTCAATCATTAGTAAATGATTCCACTATTATAACGGATGCAGATTATGACAGTGCATTGAATAATACCAAGCAAcctgtttttctttatatGCATGGTAATAGTGGCAATAGAGCAACTAATCAACGTTTAGAATTGTATAAACTCTTTCAATCATTAGATTATCATGTAATTTGTTTTGATTATAGAG gGTATGGAGATAGTGAGGCAGCTGAACTTTCTGAAGCAGGCGTAGTAGCAGATAGTAAATTTATACTAGAGTGgttgtttaaaaaagtaaatgaTTCATCTTCTGTATTTGTATGGGCCCATTCTTTGGGCACTGG TGTTTCTACCCATGTGTTAGGATTATTAGCACAAGAAAATGTTCAACCAGCAGGTTTGGTTCTGGAATCaccatttaataatattgcagaAGAATTAAGTGCACATCCATTAGCACAg ATCTTTAAACATTTACCATGGTTTCATTGGGTTATCGTAGAACcattttattacaacaatCTGCGTTTTGAATCAGACAAacacataaaaaatattcaatgttcaattATGATACTACACGCAGAAGACGACCACGTTGTACCATTTTCCTTGGgagaaaaa TTGTATAAAGCAGGTATAAGTTATCATGGcaacaatattaatcgaattcAGCTTACACGAATAAATTCATCACTTGGTCTTGGACATAACTATATATGTCGATATAAAAAACTACCTGATATAATTAA ATCATTTGTAGCAAGGGGACATACAAATCAGactgattaa
- the LOC144468605 gene encoding lysophosphatidylserine lipase ABHD12 isoform X3 yields the protein MMEPNFTYRYLFWVIKASIITYLIIFGLLPIIFHYSYTIQKKILFLNFIQWPVDFANPESVGMKGTRNFYLNTDQQVKIGLWHILPQSLVNDSTIITDADYDSALNNTKQPVFLYMHGNSGNRATNQRLELYKLFQSLDYHVICFDYRGYGDSEAAELSEAGVVADSKFILEWLFKKVNDSSSVFVWAHSLGTGVSTHVLGLLAQENVQPAGLVLESPFNNIAEELSAHPLAQIFKHLPWFHWVIVEPFYYNNLRFESDKHIKNIQCSIMILHAEDDHVVPFSLGEKLYKAGISYHGNNINRIQLTRINSSLGLGHNYICRYKKLPDIIKSFVARGHTNQTD from the exons atatttattttgggTGATAAAGGCATCAATAATTACATACCTCATTATATTTGGGCTTTTGCCTATTATATTTCACTATTCTTACACTATACAGAAGAAAAtactctttttaaatttta tACAATGGCCAGTGGACTTTGCCAATCCAGAGTCAGTTGGAATGAAAGGTACAAGAAACTTTTACTTGAATACTGATCAGCAAGTAAAGATAGGACTATG GCACATACTACCTCAATCATTAGTAAATGATTCCACTATTATAACGGATGCAGATTATGACAGTGCATTGAATAATACCAAGCAAcctgtttttctttatatGCATGGTAATAGTGGCAATAGAGCAACTAATCAACGTTTAGAATTGTATAAACTCTTTCAATCATTAGATTATCATGTAATTTGTTTTGATTATAGAG gGTATGGAGATAGTGAGGCAGCTGAACTTTCTGAAGCAGGCGTAGTAGCAGATAGTAAATTTATACTAGAGTGgttgtttaaaaaagtaaatgaTTCATCTTCTGTATTTGTATGGGCCCATTCTTTGGGCACTGG TGTTTCTACCCATGTGTTAGGATTATTAGCACAAGAAAATGTTCAACCAGCAGGTTTGGTTCTGGAATCaccatttaataatattgcagaAGAATTAAGTGCACATCCATTAGCACAg ATCTTTAAACATTTACCATGGTTTCATTGGGTTATCGTAGAACcattttattacaacaatCTGCGTTTTGAATCAGACAAacacataaaaaatattcaatgttcaattATGATACTACACGCAGAAGACGACCACGTTGTACCATTTTCCTTGGgagaaaaa TTGTATAAAGCAGGTATAAGTTATCATGGcaacaatattaatcgaattcAGCTTACACGAATAAATTCATCACTTGGTCTTGGACATAACTATATATGTCGATATAAAAAACTACCTGATATAATTAA ATCATTTGTAGCAAGGGGACATACAAATCAGactgattaa